From Triticum urartu cultivar G1812 chromosome 2, Tu2.1, whole genome shotgun sequence, a single genomic window includes:
- the LOC125540741 gene encoding dirigent protein 5-like: MQGLAATSKLSLAVVVAVFLLGSSAAAAHGLRRVVSSSSDEPCNEMTLYYHDILYNGVNNTKNATSAAATKPTALSTTHWKNGTYFGTLVVFDDPMTVGKALPMAGEEPAARAQGFYFYDKQESYTSWFGFSIVFNSTAHKGTINLVGADLMDDKTRDLSVVGGTGDFFMARGIATLRLDASEGTVYFRLQMDIKLYECYV; encoded by the coding sequence ATGCAAGGCCTCGCAGCAACTTCCAAGCTGTCACTGGCCGTTGTGGTCGCCGTGTTTCTGCTGGGCTCGTCGGCGGCCGCCGCCCACGGCCTGAGGAGGGTCGTCTCCAGCAGCTCCGACGAGCCGTGCAACGAGATGACGCTCTACTACCACGACATCCTCTACAACGGCGTCAACAATACGAAGAACGCGACGTCAGCAGCAGCCACCAAGCCCACGGCGCTCAGCACGACCCACTGGAAGAACGGCACCTACTTCGGCACTCTCGTGGTGTTCGACGACCCGATGACGGTGGGGAAGGCGCTACCCATGGCGGGGGAGGAGCCCGCGGCGCGCGCCCAGGGCTTCTACTTCTACGACAAGCAGGAGTCTTACACCTCGTGGTTTGGCTTCTCCATCGTGTTCAACTCCACGGCACACAAGGGCACCATTAACCTCGTCGGCGCGGACCTCATGGACGACAAGACCCGGGACCTCTCCGTCGTCGGCGGCACTGGCGACTTCTTCATGGCGCGCGGCATCGCCACGCTCCGACTCGATGCCTCCGAGGGAACCGTCTATTTCCGTTTGCAGATGGACATCAAGCTCTACGAGTGCTACGTCTGA
- the LOC125534788 gene encoding dirigent protein 5-like — MESWKRSRLGVATCAVAGVCFTYSHEVLYNGVNNTKNATSAAATKPTALSTTHWKNGTYFGTLVVFDDPMTVGKALPVAGEEPAARAQGFYFYDKQESYTSWFGFSIVFNSTAHKGTLNLVGADLMDDKTRDLSVVGGTGDFFMACGIATLWLDASEGTVYFRLQMDIKLYECYV, encoded by the exons ATGGAGTCGTGGAAGCGGTCGCGGCTGGGGGTGGCTACTTGTGCGG TCGCTGGTGTATGCTTTACATACTCTCATGAGGTCCTCTACAACGGCGTCAACAACACGAAGAACGCGACGTCGGCGGCGGCCACCAAGCCCACGGCGCTGAGCACGACCCACTGGAAGAACGGCACCTACTTTGGCACGCTCGTGGTGTTCGACGACCCCATGACGGTGGGGAAGGCGCTACCCGTGGCGGGGGAGGAGCCCGCGGCGCGCGCCCAGGGATTCTACTTCTACGACAAGCAGGAGTCTTACACCTCCTGGTTtggcttctccatcgtcttcaaCTCCACGGCGCACAAGGGCACCCTCAACCTCGTAGGCGCGGACCTCATGGACGACAAGACCCGGGACCTCTCCGTCGTCGGCGGCACCGGCGACTTCTTCATGGCGTGCGGCATCGCCACGCTCTGGCTCGATGCCTCCGAGGGAACCGTCTACTTCCGTCTGCAGATGGACATCAAGCTCTACGAGTGCTACGTCTGA
- the LOC125535258 gene encoding uncharacterized protein LOC125535258 isoform X2 → MKWARETAIKKNALRRNTLSPHFLRAAARSVPQSTDHADGRLREAPSRHRPAASASQMEQRQSITMSKLDSSGVTILDDLPESIIVGEILIRLPAEDILRCRAVCKLWCHATSAHDFLLAHHRRQPSLLLIDCLNRDNRFCDGHLCVFCGDHAGATGRKLCRPILWYADHTQDVDSLAIQAACDGLLIVSYKDNGRRFDICNPTTRQRAPLLLLPGPRCRASVKSIRIAGFYQHCPSREYRLLYSIWTRNENGFASTTDFYVLTVGSDEPRPIGQPPMEQGLLDGHPPMGQDLLDGLTCSSNVSVLHRGSLHWGLEQYHSDVSKILVFDTADETFRWMSRPTGMSFWTLLLEIDSVLAMCTSYNGIVVDIHMMQDYEAEVWAFKYRIDLSALKASLPLDLR, encoded by the exons ATGAAATGGGCGAGAGAAACTGCAATAAAAAAAAACGCTCTCCGGAGAAACACTCTCTCTCCCCACTTTCTCCGGGCGGCGGCGAGATCCGTTCCCCAGTCGACGGACCACGCCGACGGCCGCCTCCGGGAAGCTCCTTCACGCCATCGCCCCGCGGCCTCCGCATCACAG ATGGAGCAGCGGCAATCAATCACCATGTCGAAGCTAGATAGTAGCGGTGTGACCATCCTCGACGACTTGCCAGAGTCCATCATTGTTGGGGAGATACTCATCAGGTTGCCGGCGGAGGACATCCTTCGCTGCCGTGCTGTGTGCAAGTTGTGGTGCCATGCCACCTCCGCCCACGACTTCCTTCTCGCTCACCACCGTCGCCAGCCCTCGCTCCTTCTCATCGATTGTCTCAACCGTGACAACAGATTCTGTGACGGCCATCTCTGCGTCTTCTGCGGCGACCATGCTGGGGCTACCGGCCGCAAGCTCTGCCGGCCCATCCTCTGGTATGCTGACCACACACAGGATGTAGACAGCCTTGCTATCCAGGCTGCCTGTGATGGCCTCCTCATCGTCTCTTACAAAGATAATGGCAGACGCTTCGATATCTGCAATCCAACGACCCGCCAACGTGCTCCCCTGTTGCTGCTTCCTGGACCAAGATGTCGTGCTTCAGTTAAAAGCATTCGCATAGCAGGATTCTACCAGCATTGCCCGTCCAGAGAATACCGTCTGCTCTACTCAATCTGGACAAGGAATGAGAATGGTTTCGCTTCCACGACTGATTTCTACGTCCTCACAGTGGGATCCGATGAGCCTAGGCCCATAGGACAGCCACCTATGGAACAAGGCCTACTGGATGGACATCCACCTATGGGACAAGACCTACTGGATGGACTGACCTGTTCGTCTAATGTATCTGTTCTCCACCGCGGCAGCCTGCATTGGGGACTAGAACAGTACCACTCTGATGTCAGCAAAATTCTAGTGTTTGACACTGCTGACGAGACATTTAGGTGGATGAGCCGTCCCACCGGGATGAGCTTTTGGACATTGTTGTTGGAGATTGACAGTGTGCTCGCTATGTGCACCAGTTACAATGGCATTGTTGTAGATATACACATGATGCAGGACTATGAGGCTGAGGTCTGGGCCTTCAAGTACCGGATTGACCTGTCGGCGCTGAAGGCGTCCCTACCGCTTGATCTAAGG TGA
- the LOC125535258 gene encoding uncharacterized protein LOC125535258 isoform X1, which yields MKWARETAIKKNALRRNTLSPHFLRAAARSVPQSTDHADGRLREAPSRHRPAASASQMEQRQSITMSKLDSSGVTILDDLPESIIVGEILIRLPAEDILRCRAVCKLWCHATSAHDFLLAHHRRQPSLLLIDCLNRDNRFCDGHLCVFCGDHAGATGRKLCRPILWYADHTQDVDSLAIQAACDGLLIVSYKDNGRRFDICNPTTRQRAPLLLLPGPRCRASVKSIRIAGFYQHCPSREYRLLYSIWTRNENGFASTTDFYVLTVGSDEPRPIGQPPMEQGLLDGHPPMGQDLLDGLTCSSNVSVLHRGSLHWGLEQYHSDVSKILVFDTADETFRWMSRPTGMSFWTLLLEIDSVLAMCTSYNGIVVDIHMMQDYEAEVWAFKYRIDLSALKASLPLDLRVRCLRKIAVLGKHELLIELDAGHLVHCDIDGNFLGHVKCSECEESRVHITPYRFQENIIPLPFLEMQDDYVIPEAEDDDEIHYFIWPYP from the exons ATGAAATGGGCGAGAGAAACTGCAATAAAAAAAAACGCTCTCCGGAGAAACACTCTCTCTCCCCACTTTCTCCGGGCGGCGGCGAGATCCGTTCCCCAGTCGACGGACCACGCCGACGGCCGCCTCCGGGAAGCTCCTTCACGCCATCGCCCCGCGGCCTCCGCATCACAG ATGGAGCAGCGGCAATCAATCACCATGTCGAAGCTAGATAGTAGCGGTGTGACCATCCTCGACGACTTGCCAGAGTCCATCATTGTTGGGGAGATACTCATCAGGTTGCCGGCGGAGGACATCCTTCGCTGCCGTGCTGTGTGCAAGTTGTGGTGCCATGCCACCTCCGCCCACGACTTCCTTCTCGCTCACCACCGTCGCCAGCCCTCGCTCCTTCTCATCGATTGTCTCAACCGTGACAACAGATTCTGTGACGGCCATCTCTGCGTCTTCTGCGGCGACCATGCTGGGGCTACCGGCCGCAAGCTCTGCCGGCCCATCCTCTGGTATGCTGACCACACACAGGATGTAGACAGCCTTGCTATCCAGGCTGCCTGTGATGGCCTCCTCATCGTCTCTTACAAAGATAATGGCAGACGCTTCGATATCTGCAATCCAACGACCCGCCAACGTGCTCCCCTGTTGCTGCTTCCTGGACCAAGATGTCGTGCTTCAGTTAAAAGCATTCGCATAGCAGGATTCTACCAGCATTGCCCGTCCAGAGAATACCGTCTGCTCTACTCAATCTGGACAAGGAATGAGAATGGTTTCGCTTCCACGACTGATTTCTACGTCCTCACAGTGGGATCCGATGAGCCTAGGCCCATAGGACAGCCACCTATGGAACAAGGCCTACTGGATGGACATCCACCTATGGGACAAGACCTACTGGATGGACTGACCTGTTCGTCTAATGTATCTGTTCTCCACCGCGGCAGCCTGCATTGGGGACTAGAACAGTACCACTCTGATGTCAGCAAAATTCTAGTGTTTGACACTGCTGACGAGACATTTAGGTGGATGAGCCGTCCCACCGGGATGAGCTTTTGGACATTGTTGTTGGAGATTGACAGTGTGCTCGCTATGTGCACCAGTTACAATGGCATTGTTGTAGATATACACATGATGCAGGACTATGAGGCTGAGGTCTGGGCCTTCAAGTACCGGATTGACCTGTCGGCGCTGAAGGCGTCCCTACCGCTTGATCTAAGGGTGAGATGTTTACGCAAGATTGCTGTGCTCGGCAAGCATGAGCTGCTCATTGAGCTTGATGCTGGGCATCTTGTGCACTGTGATATTGATGGCAATTTTCTGGGACACGTGAAATGCAGTGAGTGTGAGGAAAGCCGTGTGCACATCACACCTTATCGCTTCCAGGAGAATATCATTCCACTTCCGTTCTTGGAGATGCAAGATGATTATGTGATACCagaagcagaagatgatgatgagatccattacttcatctggcCATATCCATAG